Within the Bradyrhizobium ottawaense genome, the region CGATCCCGCCGAGTTTCCGGAAAGTGAACCCGGCCGATTTCCCGGTGCTGTTCGTAGCATTGGGTTCGGGGACGCTGCCGTTGTCGGCGGTCAACGAATACGGCGACATCACCATCGGGCAGGCGCTGTCGCAAATCCCTGGTGTGGCGCAGGTTCTGATTTACGGGGCGCAGAAATTCGCCATCCGCGTCCAGGCCGACCCGGAAGCCGCCGCGGCGCGCGGGCTGTCGCTTGAGGACATCAGGACCGCAGTATCGCGGGCCAATTCGTCGACGCCGGTCGGCACCTTGAACGGGCCGAAGCAGGACGTCGCGCTGCAGGCCTCCGGGCAAATGGACAAGGCGGTCGACTACAGCAAGGTCGTGGTGGCCTGGCGCAACGGCTCGCCGGTGAAGCTCGACGAAGTGGCGCGGATCTATGACAGCGTCGAGAACGACAAGATCGCGACCTGGCTGAACGACGAGCGGGCGATCGTGCTGGCGATCCAGAAACAGCCGGACGCCAATACCGTGGCCGTGGTCGATTCCGTGCTGGCCAAGCTGCCGGCGCTGCGCGCGCAGATTCCGCCGTCGGTCTCGATCAATGTGATGATGGACCGTTCGATATCCATCCGTCAGGCGGTCGCCGACGTCGAGGAAACGCTGCTGATCGCCGTGGCGCTGGTAATTCTGGTGATCTTCCTGTTCCTGCGCTCGGCGTCGGCGACGTTCATTCCGGCGCTGGCGGTTCCGATCTCGCTGTTCGGCACCTGCGCGGTCATGTACTTCCTGGACTATTCCATCAACAACATGACGCTGCTGGCGCTGACCCTGTCGGTCGGTTTCGTGGTCGACGACGCCATCGTCATGCTGGAAAACATCGTCCGCCACATCGAGCACGGCATGCGGCCCTATGAGGCCGCGCTGAAAGGCGCGCGCGAGATCGGGTTCACCATCATCTCGATCACCTTCTCGCTGATCGCCGTGTTCATTCCCGTGCTCCTGATGGGCGGTATCGTCGGCCGGGTGTTCCGCGAGTTCGCAGTGACGGTATCGGTGGCGATCATCGTGTCCGGCTTCGTGTCGCTGACCTTGACGCCGATGCTGTGCGCGCGCGTGCTGCGGGCGCATGATCCGACCAAGAAGCCGAATGTCGTGCTTCGGGTGTTCGAGGCGATGTTCGATTCCTGGCTGCGCGGCTATGAATGGGCGCTCGACCGGGTGTTGGCGCACAAGGCGCTGATGCTGTTGGTCACGCTGGCGACGCTGGGTGGCACGATCTACCTTTACATGATCGTGCCGAAGGGCTTCTTCCCGCAGGAAGACACCGGCTTTCTGATCGGCGTGACCGAAGCCGCCACCGACACCTCGTTCGAGGCCATGAAGGTGCGGCAGCAGGCGCTGGTCGAGGTGCTGAAGTCCGATCCCGCGATTGACTACATCAATTCCACCGTCGGCTCGGGTGGTCCCAATGCGACCGCGAATTACGGCCGCCTATTCATTGCGCTGAAGCCGCAGAAGACCCGCGACAACGCCGCCGTCGTGATCGGACGTTTGCGCGCCAAGGCGCGACAGATTCCGGGCATGCAGGCGTTCTTCCAGAGCATCCAGAACCTCAATATCGGCGGCCGGATTTCGAAGAGCCAGTACCAGTACGTGCTGCAGAGCGGCGATACCGAATCGCTCTACCGGCTGGCGCCGGAAATGCGCGACAAGATCGAGAAGTTGCCGGGTCTACTTGACGTTACCACCGACCTCTACATCAAGAATCCGCAGATGACGGTCGACATCGACCGCGAAAAGGCCGCGGTCTACGGCATCACCGTCGATCAGGTGCGCAACCAGCTCTACAACGCCTACGGCGCCCGCCAGGTCGGCACCATCTACATGCCGACCAACGACTA harbors:
- a CDS encoding efflux RND transporter permease subunit; its protein translation is MTLSELCIRRPVMTTLITASIIAFGVFGFRLLPVSALPRVDFPTIAVSATLPGASADTMAASVAGIIERQLSTIAGISSMSSSSSQGTSVITIQFDLNRNIDAAALDVQTALTIAQRRLPIEMTIPPSFRKVNPADFPVLFVALGSGTLPLSAVNEYGDITIGQALSQIPGVAQVLIYGAQKFAIRVQADPEAAAARGLSLEDIRTAVSRANSSTPVGTLNGPKQDVALQASGQMDKAVDYSKVVVAWRNGSPVKLDEVARIYDSVENDKIATWLNDERAIVLAIQKQPDANTVAVVDSVLAKLPALRAQIPPSVSINVMMDRSISIRQAVADVEETLLIAVALVILVIFLFLRSASATFIPALAVPISLFGTCAVMYFLDYSINNMTLLALTLSVGFVVDDAIVMLENIVRHIEHGMRPYEAALKGAREIGFTIISITFSLIAVFIPVLLMGGIVGRVFREFAVTVSVAIIVSGFVSLTLTPMLCARVLRAHDPTKKPNVVLRVFEAMFDSWLRGYEWALDRVLAHKALMLLVTLATLGGTIYLYMIVPKGFFPQEDTGFLIGVTEAATDTSFEAMKVRQQALVEVLKSDPAIDYINSTVGSGGPNATANYGRLFIALKPQKTRDNAAVVIGRLRAKARQIPGMQAFFQSIQNLNIGGRISKSQYQYVLQSGDTESLYRLAPEMRDKIEKLPGLLDVTTDLYIKNPQMTVDIDREKAAVYGITVDQVRNQLYNAYGARQVGTIYMPTNDYQIILEVQPQFRVDPSDLSKLYMKTQNNVTIPLAAVAKLVPSVGPLQINHQGQQPAVTISFNLAPGYSLGYATDSIRELERSSNLPPTIFSGFSGTAQVFEDSKSGQGVLILAAIFAAFVILGILYESFIHPITIISGLPSAGIGAILTLMLFGMELSVIAMIGIVMLVGIVKKNAIMMVDFALERRRVGLSAEHAIREAALLRFRPIMMTTFAAIFGTLPIAIGAGAGAELRQPLGVAVVGGLCVSQLLTLFITPVIYIYLDRIDRLLKRRLEPQHEETGEGERPHVVAAE